In Mycobacterium branderi, the DNA window CCAGCTCGGCGAGCTCCTCGCGCGCGGTTGCGGTGGACAGCAACGTGTTTCGCCGCTCGACGATGATGGCGCGCTGCTGGGCGATCAGCTGGTTGTAGCGCCAGGTGTTGGCGTGCACGTCGAGCATCCGGCCTTCGGCGACGCGCTGGGCGTGATCCAGCAGCCCGGCAGCCTTGGGGCTGGTGATGCGGCCGTCGTCGTCGGTTTGGGTCGGTAGCTTGCTGGACTCGAGGTTGGCGGCGACGACGTCGTCCTCCCAGCTGGAGAAGAACACCGTCGACCCGGGGTCGCCCTGGCGCCCGGCGCGCCCACGCAGCTGGTTGTCCAGGCGTTCGGTGTTGTGCCGGCCGGTGCCGATCACGTGCAGCCCGCCCAGTTCGGCGACCTCTTTTTTCTCAGCGGAGTGGTCGCTTACGTCCGAGCCGCCCAGCCGGATGTCGGTGCCGCGCCCGGCCATCTGGGTCGACACCGTCACCGCGCCGAGCTTGCCGGCCTCGGCGATGATCCGGGCTTCCTCGGCGTCGTTTTTCGCGTTGAGCACCACCGCGGGGACGCCGCGGCGCAGCAGCCGCTCGTGCAGCTCCTCGGATTCGGCGACGTCGCGGGTGCCGACCAGCACCGGTTGGCCGGTCTCGTGCACGTCGATGATGTGCGCGACGATCGCGTCGTTCTTGGCGGCCGCGGTGATGTACACCCGGTCGGCTTCGTCTTCGCGAATGTTGGGGGTGTTCGGCGGGATCGGTGAGACACCGAGCTTGTAGAACTGGCGCAGCTGCTCGCCGGCGGCCAGCGCGGTGCCCGTCATGCCGCACACCGTGGTGTAGCGGTTGATCAGCGCCTGCACGGTGATGGTGTCGAGCACCTCGCCGGTCTCGGTGGTCTCGATGCCCTCCTTGGCCTCGACGGCGGCTTGCAGGCCGTCGGGCCAGCGCTGCAGTTGGGCGATGCGCCCGCGGGAGGCGTTGATCAGGTGCACGGCGTCGTCGCGCACGATGTAGTGCACGTCGCGTTGCAGCAGCACGTGGGCGTGCAGCGCGACGTTGACCTCGGTCAGCGTGGTGGCGACGTGCTCTTCGGAGTATAGGTCGATGCCGCCGAGCTTGGCCTCGACGTAGCGCGCGCCGTCCTCGGTCAGGTGCACGTTGCGGCTGTCGGAGTCGGTCTCGTAGTGCTTGCCGGGGTGCAGCTCGCCGACCAGGCGGATGATCTCCAGCCGCGGGGTTTCCCGGTGGGTGGTGCCGGCCAGCACCAGCGGCACCAGCGCCTCGTCGACCAGCACCGAGTCGGCCTCGTCGATCAGCGCCACGTCCGGGTTGGGCGACACCAGGTCGGCGACGTCGGTAACGAGCTGGTCGCGCAGCACGTCGAAGCCGATCTCGTTGACCGAGGCGTAAGTGACGTCGCATTGGTAGGCCTTGCGCCGTTGTTCGGCGGTCGATTCGGCGGTGATCCAGCCGACCGTCAACCCCAACGCCTCGATCAGCGGGCCCATCCATTCGGCGTCGCGGCGGGCCAGGTAGTCGTTGATCGTGACGACATGCACGCTGCGGCCGGCCAGGGCGTAGCCGGCGGCCGCGATCGCCCCGGCCAGGGTTTTGCCCTCGCCGGTGGCCATCTCGATCACGTCACCGGCCAGCATGCGCAGCGCGCCGAGCAGCTGCACGTCAAATGGCCGCAGCCCGGTGGACCGCTCGGCGGCTTCGCGGGCGATGGCCAGGAACTGCGGGATGTCCTTGGATTCGGAGAGGTCGTCGAGCTTGAGCAGGCCGGCGGCCTTGCGCAGCTGCTCGTCGTCGAGGGCGGCGGCCTTTTCGTCGTACTCGGCCGACGCTTTGACCTCGGCGAGCGAACGGGTTTGGTTCTTCTCCGTGCTGGCGCCGAGCAGTTGCCAGAACCTGCTGCTCAGCCGACCCGGTTTAGCGCTGGTGGTCTTCGGCACAGCACAACGGTACTCACGCACGCTCGCGGCGGCACTCAAGCCAGGTTGGAGCGGCGGGGGTAGGCGACGGCCGGGTCGGTCAGCACGTTGACGACGGCGGGCAGCCCGCAGCCGAACGCCCGCTCGAGCGCGGGCCGAAGCTCCGCGGGCGCGGAAACCAGCTCGCCGTGGCCGCCCAGCGCGCGAACCACCTCGTCGTAGCGGGTGCCGGGCCGCAGCTCGGCCACCACCGAATAGCCGTACAAGGCTTCCATGGGGTGCTTTTCTAGCCCCCAGATTCCGTTGTTGCCGATCACCGAGACCACCTGCACGCCATGGCGCACCAGCGTGTCCCATTCCATGCCGGAAAACCCGAACGCGCCGTCGCCCTGCAGCAGCACCACCTGACGCCCGGGCCGGGCGAGTTTGGCCGCCAGCGCGTAGCCGGGCCCGGATCCCAGGCAGCCGAACGGGCCGCTGTCGAGCCAGGCGCCGGGGACGTAGCTGTCGATCACCCGGCCGGCGTAGGAGCCGAAGTCGCCGGCGTCGACGACGACGATCGCGTCGCGGTCCAGCAGCGGCGCCAGCTCGGCGTACACCCGCATGGGATGCAGCGGCGTGCGGTCGTCGGCCAGCTCGGCCTTCTCGGCATCGCGCGCCGCGGTCTCGGCCGACCGCAGCTCGGCGACCCAGTCGTCGTATCCGCTGGGCCCGTTCAGCGCTGACAGGATCGCCGACAGGTCACCGTAGATCCCGGCC includes these proteins:
- the secA2 gene encoding accessory Sec system translocase SecA2 gives rise to the protein MPKTTSAKPGRLSSRFWQLLGASTEKNQTRSLAEVKASAEYDEKAAALDDEQLRKAAGLLKLDDLSESKDIPQFLAIAREAAERSTGLRPFDVQLLGALRMLAGDVIEMATGEGKTLAGAIAAAGYALAGRSVHVVTINDYLARRDAEWMGPLIEALGLTVGWITAESTAEQRRKAYQCDVTYASVNEIGFDVLRDQLVTDVADLVSPNPDVALIDEADSVLVDEALVPLVLAGTTHRETPRLEIIRLVGELHPGKHYETDSDSRNVHLTEDGARYVEAKLGGIDLYSEEHVATTLTEVNVALHAHVLLQRDVHYIVRDDAVHLINASRGRIAQLQRWPDGLQAAVEAKEGIETTETGEVLDTITVQALINRYTTVCGMTGTALAAGEQLRQFYKLGVSPIPPNTPNIREDEADRVYITAAAKNDAIVAHIIDVHETGQPVLVGTRDVAESEELHERLLRRGVPAVVLNAKNDAEEARIIAEAGKLGAVTVSTQMAGRGTDIRLGGSDVSDHSAEKKEVAELGGLHVIGTGRHNTERLDNQLRGRAGRQGDPGSTVFFSSWEDDVVAANLESSKLPTQTDDDGRITSPKAAGLLDHAQRVAEGRMLDVHANTWRYNQLIAQQRAIIVERRNTLLSTATAREELAELAPKRYEELSKTLSEEQLEKICRLIMLYHLDRGWADHLAYLADIRESIHLRALGRQNPLDEFHRMAVDAFASLAADAIEAAQQTFETSPAIEEEPGVDLSKLARPTSTWTYMVHDNPLADDTLSALSLPGVFR